In Pristiophorus japonicus isolate sPriJap1 chromosome 3, sPriJap1.hap1, whole genome shotgun sequence, the sequence AGGCGACACCTTCAGTTCTGGAAATCTCATTTAAAAAAGGTGCAGAAGCCTTTACTCCAGGCACCATTCCTACCACCTAAGCCACCGCCTCCAGTAATAAAAGTTCCAGATAATCCTGTGAGTGCTTTTAGACCTAGCCATCTGCTCGACAATCCACTGTGTACTGATGTTATGTTTGTACTTCAGAACCAGGTTAAAATCTATGCTCATAAGGTATACCTGGCTACCTCATCATCAAAATTTTATGACCTTTTTTTGTTGGATCTAACTGGTGAATCTCAGACATATGGTGGGAAAAATGAGAAACCGCCGAAACTAGGCAGAGACCATTTGATGAGAACTTTGAGCCTTGATACAGATGACGACAGCAGTGAGATCAGCGTTCATTCAATGCACTGCACTCTAAAAACATCCAAGAGTGATGGCATTTTAAAAATGAACTTGTACGAGGATGAATCCTCAGCAGTGAAGGGAACACGGGCAGGAAGATCGTTGTCTTCATGGAGCAAGGCCTTTAATCATATTCACAAAGAAGTCCTGGAGAACCCCGTAACAAAGAGGATGGATCTTATGACAGTGGTTAGAATGGACCATTCAATCCAGCCAGGGCCTTTTGAAGCTGTATTACGATTTCTCTACACAGGAGAGCTGGATGAAAATGAAAAAAATCTGATGAGAATTGCACAAATAGCAGAAATTTTGGAAGTTTTTGACTTGCGTATGATGGTTGAAAATATTCAAAATAAAGAAGCCTTTATGAATCAGGAGATCACAAAAGCATTTCATGTCAGGAAAGCAAACCGAATAAAGGAATGCTTAGCGAAAGGAACATTTTCTGGTAAGTTTTTCAACTTCTAATTTCACTGCACAGTTTCTTGTAACAATCTATTTTAATTTGTACAGTCTATTCCTGTCAATCTAAAATCCATTGACTCCAATCCATTTTTTTCAATGCATATAACAACTTTGAACATGACTACATTAACTATTAATAATAAATAACTGGTAATCTCACACACAGCAAGAAGCCATACAGTTTGATTTTAAAGAGAAACAGCTTTTGAAAAATCTAATGTGATTTGAAATTTAGCCAGCTACATTTGCATTCTAATATTCTAATACTTAACCTTCTGCGTAAACACGGGCTCTGCAGTGAGGTACAACAAAATGCTGTGACTAACATTGGAGTAGTTAAAGAGCGCCAATGCCAACTTCATTGTTTCGCTCTTAGCTGGTAACAGAATATGTGAAGCTTTCATTTGTTTCTTCTTGTACATGACACAAGATTTTTGACCCTGCTTTTCCTTGGCCTGTTTTCTATGCGAATTCCCATAATTGTGCTATCAGAAAGCTCATTCACACTCCAAGCTTGGTGTTGCTGCACAGTAGTTTTGAATTGACTCCAAAATGAAGTGGAGCGAGACTCTCTCCACCAGTCTTGCTCTGCTTCGTTCTGGTGTAAGATCAGGTCCTGACTCCGGATCTTAATTACAGCATCAATGCAGAAAAAACTGCTTGGCATCAACACTGCAGCTATATTGTAAATGCTCCGAGGTTTGTAGCAATTGGTTTGACATATTTGTCTCCTGTGCACAGCCTCTTGCTTTTGATAAGACGATGTGAGAAGTATATGACTTTATTTGGATCCAACAAAGCATTAGCAGAAACTGAACAAACCAGATGAAACATTGCCAGCGCTGTTGACTTTTCGTAAAATAAACTGTCCACAGAACACCTGTGTATATGTAAAATGGCATTTCTCGTGTATTAAGCATAGTATCAGATAACAGTCACAATAATGGTTGGAATGTTGAAAGGGTAATTGGTTTAAATAATTTTATTCTTGGTGCCATGTTGTCTGCGGATTAACAATCTGAAGTATTTATAGCATGCACCAGATGCAGAATTCAATTATCTCCTGTCACTAATGCTTAGAAGAAAGTAATTAGTATGTATtgttttacatttagattttacagTTACGATGTTGGCAACATTTTTTTTATATTTTCAATGGCAGATGTAACGCTTAAATTAGAAGATGGGTGTATTAATGGCCACAAGTCTTTGTTGATTTCCAGCTGTGAGTGGATGGCAGCTATGTTTGGAGGGTCTTTCCTGGAGAGTTCAAACAAAGAGGTTAGTGCAATAAGCTTCATATTCTTAGAGAAAATATATTAGATATTTATGAATTAATATTGTAAATGATGTAAAAGATTGAAACTGTAATGTCTGACTTGTTTCCTGGTTCACCTGGTTAGTGAGCACCCGAGCCATATAGATCAGGAAGGCCTTGGTCTTCTCTGAGTTAGCTGATTTCCGCTGGAGCAGTGGTGAGCATGCCTGCAATTAGTATTTGCGCTTCTGTGGTGGGGAGGACCAGGAATCCCTTTCCTGATTGTTACACAGTGGCCCCTTTTGTCTGTGTAAGAGTGTAAACATCAGGCGAAGATGGAAGCTGGCTTGGCTGTGGTGCCCTTATAGCTGAGTATCTTCCCGATACTCAGCTGGAATTTCCCTTTTTTTTTGAGGGAAAACAATAAAATAGGGCAGTATGGATTTACTGCTGCAATACTGCTCCAAACAAATTGCACCAAAATTCTCCTTCTTTAAACATGGTAGTCTGGAGTACCATCCGCTCAGATCCGCCCTCTCCCATGCAAATGGGTATAGGTGGGCATGGCTTtggtcttgtcatgtatgtacatgctgtttagccaccagatggtg encodes:
- the rhobtb1 gene encoding rho-related BTB domain-containing protein 1 isoform X3 is translated as MWFPEIKHFCPRTPVVLVGCQLDLRYADLEAVNRARRPLARPIRPNDILPPEKGREVAKELGIPYYETSVFDQFGIKDVFDNAVRGALISRRHLQFWKSHLKKVQKPLLQAPFLPPKPPPPVIKVPDNPVSAFRPSHLLDNPLCTDVMFVLQNQVKIYAHKVYLATSSSKFYDLFLLDLTGESQTYGGKNEKPPKLGRDHLMRTLSLDTDDDSSEISVHSMHCTLKTSKSDGILKMNLYEDESSAVKGTRAGRSLSSWSKAFNHIHKEVLENPVTKRMDLMTVVRMDHSIQPGPFEAVLRFLYTGELDENEKNLMRIAQIAEILEVFDLRMMVENIQNKEAFMNQEITKAFHVRKANRIKECLAKGTFSDVTLKLEDGCINGHKSLLISSCEWMAAMFGGSFLESSNKEVYFPTTSKACMQAVLEYLYTSQFSFNSKLDPIELIVLANRLCLPRFVALTEQYAVQELMKAVKEGVDIDGEVLTYLEIAQFHNAHQLAAWCLHHICTSYNSVCCKFRKEIKAISPENQEYFEKHRWPPVWYLKEEDHYQRVKREREKDEVALHKHHSKRRWCFWHHSAVA
- the rhobtb1 gene encoding rho-related BTB domain-containing protein 1 isoform X2, translated to MRSDVVVLCFSIANPNSLNHVRTMWFPEIKHFCPRTPVVLVGCQLDLRYADLEAVNRARRPLARPIRPNDILPPEKGREVAKELGIPYYETSVFDQFGIKDVFDNAVRGALISRRHLQFWKSHLKKVQKPLLQAPFLPPKPPPPVIKVPDNPVSAFRPSHLLDNPLCTDVMFVLQNQVKIYAHKVYLATSSSKFYDLFLLDLTGESQTYGGKNEKPPKLGRDHLMRTLSLDTDDDSSEISVHSMHCTLKTSKSDGILKMNLYEDESSAVKGTRAGRSLSSWSKAFNHIHKEVLENPVTKRMDLMTVVRMDHSIQPGPFEAVLRFLYTGELDENEKNLMRIAQIAEILEVFDLRMMVENIQNKEAFMNQEITKAFHVRKANRIKECLAKGTFSDVTLKLEDGCINGHKSLLISSCEWMAAMFGGSFLESSNKEVYFPTTSKACMQAVLEYLYTSQFSFNSKLDPIELIVLANRLCLPRFVALTEQYAVQELMKAVKEGVDIDGEVLTYLEIAQFHNAHQLAAWCLHHICTSYNSVCCKFRKEIKAISPENQEYFEKHRWPPVWYLKEEDHYQRVKREREKDEVALHKHHSKRRWCFWHHSAVA